Sequence from the Miscanthus floridulus cultivar M001 unplaced genomic scaffold, ASM1932011v1 fs_875_3_4, whole genome shotgun sequence genome:
TTGGGCTGCGCGGGGACCGAATACATCGAGTTTTTAGTCGATTTTTTGCGCTCGGCCTTGCGATTTTGGATGATTTGGGCCTTAAGAGTGTAGTGCTTCTGTCGTGTTGAGGTGTCGATGAACCGCTGGGCCAGGCGTGATCGAGGCATCGAGCTAAGTGATTAGTGCGACCTTTTAATTTAGCGAccgtttttttgttgttgttgctggtCATCAGTTCATCACTTATTGGATTTTCCTTGTTCTGCTATTAAATGCTTTTCTCGAAACGATAGCTATATGAATGCACTGTTGTTCGGGAAATGGACATCATGTGAGCGTGGTTGCTCGTAAATTATTGGACAGTGCCGGTTTTCCTGAACACGAAGAGGTTCCTGTGGTTCCCTCTGTTGACAGATTTGGAGGGTCGATGGCTGGTGGCACTGTCAGCTATGGGCAATGGTGTCTGCCGGTGAATGTTTCAGAGTTAGAGATGGTTGCGGTAGCAGGACCAGCTTGCAGCTGAATTGATGTTGGGGTGAACCTGCAATGATGGTGCCGGCTATGATGGGTTCTTGGGCAAAGTGCTATTCATGGTCAACAGTGGTGCCGTTGGGCTGTGTGCTGTTCGGCGAGGAATCCTGGGTAGGAGAAGGTGATGGTAATTGGTTTTGGGTAGGTTTGGTTTGTGATAGAGGCAGTGTATTGTTCTAAAAGTTATAACTAGCACATGCTGCATCTGGCAACTCGCAACATTTTTGCAGCACACAGCCTTGAAATCAGACTTACAAGCGGTATAGATATATGTTAATAAATGAATATTCATTTGTATTGTAAATTATAAAGAAAATCACAAGTCGAGGCAATTTGACGCTGAATCTTTCAGTGTCAAtctaaaattttaaaattgaagTGGTATAGTAATTAAAAAAATGAATATATGAATATTTGGAATGTGCAATGTGAATTGTAAAACTTATATACCTAAAACAGTTGAGATTGAAATACATCATTATAGTGTCTCCCATTAGGGTATGCGAACTTCCAGTTCCAAGAGATGTAAGGAATCTTCTCGAGAAAACTGCATAACAGAAAACCTTTCGTTTTGGTAAAAAATAATACCTCTGCACCATTTAGTGGTCCAAAACCACACTACACTGGCCTGACTGGATTCTTAAATGTTGAAATTTGACTGCTATGCTGGTATCATCGATTTTGGCATGACCTTGAGAGTGGCCACTATCAAGGTAATGAGGGATGTTATCAAGAAGAAAATATGGTGCCTTATTGGTGAGCAAGTGCCTTCATTGGCTGCCTCATAGTGGCCAAAATGGCAAGGGTTACAAAGAGGTGGGGAAAAGAGAAAAAGAGAGGAGGGGTAGTTAGATCCTTCACTTTTCCACAGTCTAGGCTGTTGCATAAGCGGGAGGAGGAAAAGTTTAATTTTGTTGCAGCTACCTGTCTAACCTAGTAGTATTAGTTATGAAAGTTGACAATAATAATTGTTTTTCATTGTTCAGTGGTATTGTAGGATAGTAACTCACAGCCTGTTTTGCTTGAAAGGTAGATGAATCAAACTGATTTGATCTGGTGTTATTTTGATGGTTGAACATTAAATGCTTTGAGTGAGTGCTGTGACAATGCTTGTAGGTTTGTGGCAGCTAATGCTATTGattaatttgttttttttcttgatCAATTGATCCTCAATTTTCATATTTCTATGGAAAAATAGATAGAAGCCTGTAGCATTAATTGCTTATGTTTGTTTGGCAATATCAAGTCTTTGGATGCCTGATTCAACTTGAGATGGTGATATTTGTATTGTTGGACCAATGCCCTTATTTTTTGTACTAGGAGTGGAACAGAAAGGACTTTAAGAGTTGACATTATTTTTTCCAGTTTTTTCTTGCATATCTTGCATTACGTATTGCTTTGTTTGTTTGATCCTAATTGGTCATTTTTGGGGGTGTAAGCAACCAGCGAACCGTATCCAGGGTATGCCTCCAGCCCACCACATAGCACTTGTGCTGTAACGGCCTGTTTGGTAACAGCTTCCCAGGCAGCTCCATTGCCAGGCAAGGATGTCATCCCCAGGCATCCAAAATCAGACGCCTGGGGACACCCACAGCGTCTATCAAAGCTGCCTGGGAGCAAAGCAAACAGGTCCtaaatgttgtgagaaaaatagcATATAGAATATTTTCTTTTGTGTTTCGAGTCTTATATAACCTTAGGCTGTCATATTTCTTATGTTGCTGAATACAGGTCAATCAAGGTTGTTTCGAGATGCCTGCCAACACTGATGGTTCTGAAGATTTATTCCAAAGCCATGAAGGTATAATGATCTGGCCATTTGCATATGATTTGCAGGATGCACAAATTTTCCTCCCTATATAATTTTTGATTTGTTGCTAATCTTGTCACTTTGTGATATGAGCAGAAATGTTTGAGAATGCAGAATTTTGGTCAAACTACTCCCATGTGGACACTTCGGAGTGCCATATGGAGCTCAGCGGAGGAGAACAAATGATTGATCACACAGAGTCTAGCCCTTATGAATTGTTTAGCAACGGTGAGAAATACAAAGGTGGCTGTAGATGAAACTGAATTGCTGTTAACTTTTTTATTGCTCACTGAATAGCAAATATATATCTTATACTTTACAAAAAAATTTGGTTATCGCTTTGCAGATCTGCAGAACCAATCAAGAACTTCCAACTTGGACAACGAACATTTTCCAAGGGATGCATCAAACCATGCTAAtgttgaagaagcagctggaCCTCCGTATGAAGATCTCTCAAATGGTTTGTACCTTCGACAGCAAACTATATACTCTGGCCAAACACAACTCCAAGTGGAGAACAACACAGAAGGCATGGAGACACAAATGAACACTTGTATGCTGTTTtcctcttcaaaaaaaaaaatatttttatatatcAGTTCCGAAATGGaaccattaattaattaatatatCTGGTGCAGATTTCTTAGGTGGTATATCCACAGAGCACTCAGATTTGAGTGAAATTAAATGGGAGAGTACAGATGAGATGCTTGGTAATACTGGTCAGGATGGTGACCATTTCACTTCGATGGGCATGTTTTCTCTTACCCATAACACAGATGTTCCTGATATTTCTTGCACCAAGTTCAACATGGGTGAGAGAACTGAAAGCATTCACAATGGCAACAGTAGTTGCCTTACTATGCAGGAAGAACATTTACAGGCAGAATGTGGAGGATATCCTCATCCAGATTATATATCTGTTGATATGGTTGATGAAAGATCACTGCATGATTTGCCACATGGGTTTTCACAAAACAATGAGCAATATGAGATGGAGCAGTTCCCACAGAGTATATGTGAAAGCGGTTCTATGCAGATGGGCTCTCCGGACCAATATTGTGATGATACATCTTTATCAGATCTTTACATGGATGTATCCTCCCCAGAGTCAATATCCTGTGAGCAGAACCAGTCTGAAGATATTTGTTATAAGAGCGAGTCTAGCACTGACTCTTCTCCAATACCCTCTAGCAGAAATTCCACCACAGAGGATGCTGATAAATACTTAGGTCAAACATCAAAACAGTTGCTGGACTCCAAAATTGTTCCTTTCAGCAACCAACACACATTTAAGAACATGGGATATCAAAAACCTCTGGCATTGCATAAACAATATGCATATAGAAGTGACAACTCTTCTATTCACAATTCATCAAGAGGTTGCTTCGATAGAGATGGGGACGGGGCTTCTGATTTATGTGTGCTCGAGGGTAATAGGAATCCTGCTCCTGATCACCGATTGCCTTACCAGGGAAAGTTCCATCATAATTTTCAGCAACCTATGTATGGCAATTCCATGATTCCTGCATTTGGTGGTATGAGATACAAGCCACATGATGAAAGAATCACTCTGCGCCTCGCATTGCAGGTCATATAGCCCTATAGACTGTTGCTTGCTTATTTTTCCATGCTTAATACTTTGTTTAGTGTTCTCATACTAATCAGGCTGAGCTAATATTTGTTTAGCCCTGTTGCTGAATGGTGACATATAATGAATACTCATTAGTAAAACATTCTGTGAAAGAATGAAATGCTAAACCTTGATTGAATACATCATTTTGTCTTTTTGTTGATGATGCTTGACCTTTTTTCGTGCTTTAGTTTAGGTTACTATTACTAGATGTAGGAAAGGTGATGTCTTGATTTTTTAAATCATTATTATTTTTCACTGTACTAACTCAACTCACTACTAGGGTTACTTGGCTCTGTCTAAGTCTTACCTTTTCAAGCTGTGTAGTGCTCACTGCTCTGATAGCTTGATGTGTCAAACTGTCATAAATCAACAAGCTGAGCTAATGTTTCATGAGCTCACAAATTGCAACCAGACTTTTTGGTTCGTTGACATCTCAAAAGTTGGTAATACTAGGTTTTTAAAGTAGGGCTTCCATCTTCAATCAATTTAGTAATTGGCATATAGACAcacttatttttctatttttagtcaagaaggacctacacatgttttttattgacttggagaaggcttatgataaaataccaaggaatgttatgtggtgggctttggacaaacataaagtcccaacgaagtacgtcgggctcattaaggacatgtacaacaatgttgtgactagagttcgaacaagtgatggagacacggatgacttcccgattaggataggactacatcaggggtcagctttgagcccttatttgtttgccttagtgatggatgaggtcacaagggacatacaaggggacatccctcggtgtatgcttttcgcggacgatgtagtgctagttgatgaaagccggacaggagtgaatcagaaactggagttatgacaggagactttggagtccaaaggttttagactcagtagaactaaactgagtatatgagatgtgacttcggcactactactcgggaggaggaagatattagtttggaaggtcaagtagtgcctaggaaggatacctttcgatatttaggatcaatgctacaaaaagacggggatattgatgaagatgttagccataaaatcaaagcagggtggatgaagtggcggcaagtatctggtgtcctatgtgacaaaagggtaccacagaagctaaaaggcaagttttataggacgtcGATTAGACCTTTTTttattgtatggtgcagaatgttggcctacgaaaaacgacatgttcaacagataagtgtcgcggaaatgcgtatgttgcgttggatttgcggtcatacaagaagggatcgagttcggaacgatgatatacgtgatagattaggggtagcaccaattgaagaaaagcttgtccaacaccggttgagatggtttggacatgtccaacggagacctctagaggcaccggtgcgtagtggaatcctaagccaggatagtaacgtgaagagaggcagaggaagaccgaagttgacttgggtagaggcaataaaaagagacttgaaaggatggaatatacccaaagacttagccttagataggagtgcttggaagacagctattcacgtgcctgaaccttgattgcttctgctgggtttcaactctagcctaccccaacttgtttgggacttaaaggctttgttgttgttgttgttgttgttagtcAAAGGTGCTAATGTCTCCAATCCTTTTGTGTTTTTCCATATTCTTATATACTATAAAACATTAGCTCAGAAAAATTAACAGCATTGGATTTTAGTGCTATCTTTCTTTTTGCTTCTTCAGCACACTTGACATATTTGGTGATTGGCAGGATATTTCACAGCCAAAATCTGAGGCTAACCCACCTGATGGGGTTTTAGCAGTTCCTTTATTGAGGCATCAGGTTCGCCTTGCAGCTCATGTTGTGTAATTTTATGATGAAAATAGTATTACCACTCCTTGGGTAACTGTTATTACTTTGGACAGAAAATTGCCTTGTCATGGATGGTGCAAAAGGAGACAAGTAGCTTGCATTGCTCTGGTGGAATTCTTGCAGATGATCAGGTATACTAGTTAATACTTTCCATGTTGCCAAGAAAAATGGTCAATTGTGTCTTAAGGTCATTTGGTACTTTTCAGGGCCTGGGTAAAACTGTATCAGCCATATCACTGATTCTTACTGAACGCTCACCAGTTCCACAGTCATCTACTATTAAGAATGAGCCATGTGAAGCTGTGACTCtagatgacgatgatgaggatgattgtATTGAACCTCATCCAAAAAAGCTGATGCAGACATGTAGCTCTGAAGTGACAACTAACACAGTGAAGCAAGAAAATCCTATTGTAGCGGTTAAGACAAGGCCAGCTGCTGGTACTTTGGTTGTTTGCCCAACAAGTGTTTTGCGACAGTGGGCAGGAGAACTGAAGAACAAAGTTACAAGTAAAGCTAATTTGTCTTTTCTGATCTATCATGGTAGCAATCGCACCAAGGATCCTAATGAACTCACCAAATACGATGTTGTGCTTACTACATATTCCATAGTAAGCATGGAAGTACCAAAACAATCAAAtcctgatagtgatgatgaagagAAAGGGAAGCCTGACCGATATGGTGCACCTGTGTCCTCTTCTGGCAGCAAAAAGAGAAAGGCATCCTCTTCTAAGAAAACAAAAAGTAAAAGTGCTGCAGAGAGTTGCTTGCCTGAAAAACCTCTTGCGAAAGTTGCTTGGTTTAGGGTTATTCTTGATGAAGCACAAAGTATTAAGAATTACCGAACTCAGGTTGCCAGGGCTTGCTGGGGTTTGAGAGCCAAAAGAAGATGGTGTTTGTCTGGGACGCCTATACAGAATGCTGTTGAGGATCTCTATAGCTATTTCAGATTTCTCAGATACGATCCCTATGCTGTATATAAGCAGTTTTGCACTATGATAAAGATTCCAATCGGTAGGAACCCAACTAATGGTTACAAGAAGCTTCAAGTTGTTTTGAAGACGGTAATGCTACGCCGGACTAAAGGTCAGTAGATAGGTTATCATTGCCCTACTGAATCTTGCTTATCCATACGTGACACCTTAGTCGTAGGTTGTTTTTTGTTACCTCTTGCCAATAATTTATGGAACCGTGTCATGATTTCAGTAGTTACCATATCATATTTATGTTGAGCTTGACCAATATAATTTGAATAGATGTTAAGCAGAATAACAATTATGGGGTAAACATTCGTTCTATTGTTCAGATCTCATCATGTTAATTTTAGTGATAAGCATCTAATTTCCTCCTCACTAGTGTGTTTGTGCTGACAGCAAGGTTCTGTTGTTTACCAAAGTAAAATATCCTATATTTTACTAATGCCTTTTCAAAATCAACAGATTAGAGAAACTAGTAAACATTTGTCAGTGTGGACAGAATGTTAAACTATTATTGAAACTTCACATTTTTGACCAACTAGTTTTGTAGGAAATTTTCTCCCAGAAAACATTAGCATATAGCTCCACATATTACTTGTGCTGATTTTCAGCTAAAAATCCTTGTCTCAAATTAACACCTGTGTCATAGATATAAAGTTGCAAGGGCCTAATGGGACAACTTTGTATGACTAAGCTTAATTGAGGAAAACTGAATACAGTGATTCAAATCAACAAGATTAAATTTGATGGGCTTGATGCATAAATGTAGACTTTATAGATTACATAATTAAAATTATGCAACTTTGTTTCACAATATGGTATAGGTTGTGGGCTTATAGTGCAGTTTTTCTTATCCTGTGGAAATTTTCCTGACTTGAGTACTCGTATATCTAGCTTGGTTGTTGACTTGTCAGAACCAATGCTGAAGTCCTTTCTCAACTGTGTGCATAAATGGTTATTGAACTAATGCTCTTCCAGTGCACAAAAAATATTCTCCATTGCCAAATTGTTATTATCTTTGCAGTTGGCATTGAATGTTATATTTGTTTATCTTTTGTATTACTCCATTAAATATATGACATTTAGGACAAGCTAATTTTGAACTGATTAAGTGATTAGCTTGTCTTAAACGTCATATATTTTAAAACGGGAGAGCGTATGATTTGTTCATCTCTTAAGTTATGATTTGTCATCTGTGATCTATCATCTTGTAGCAACCATGCTTGATGGGAAACCAATCATATCCTTACCGCCCAAGACTGTTTCACTTAAGACAGTGGACTTCACTAGCGAGGAGCGTGCTTTTTATAACACTTTAGAAGTTGAATCACGAGAACAGTTCAAGGTCAGTTCACAGTATTTGATTAATAGCCTTGTTTCTTATATTCTTCTGTTTTGTCACTCAGCTTGAACTTTGGATATTGCATTTAGATATAGGGATTTTTTACATGGGGCAAAATAAATCAATTAGGGAATGTTTGCAGATGTCAGAACCCTACAAAGTTAGAATAACTTTTACATGGCCACAGTGTGTGGTAGGTAGTTCGACATTATGTTGCTGGATTACAAGTGAACTTTAGAGGACTATGACGCATATGGTGTGTAACATGATTGATTGCTCATCCAGTTGCCTGTTTAGGTCACTCTAAAGTTGATACATTGATGCAAGCTTACCCGTTTCATTTGCAACTATTAGAAGGCTATGCTCACTACAATTGCTTTGCAGGAATATGCAGCTGCTGGTACTGTAAAGCAAAATTATGTCAACATTCTATTGATGCTTTTACGGCTAAGACAGGCATGCGATCACCCTCACCTAGTTAGAGGCTATGACTCCTCTTCTAGTTGGATGTCTTCGTTGGAGATGGTGAAGAAACTTCCCATGGAACGGCAGCATGAATTACTTAGTTGCTTGCAATCTTGTTCTGCGTTATGTGCTCTCTGCAATGTAAGTGAATTCCTCTCAATTTTTTCAATTTTCACGTCATTGTGTGTGGTCTTTCTATATGTACCTCGCATATATGTATTATATCTGAGTATTTGCTATCATGGTGTGGACTGATGTTCTTTATTTGAGTGCTTGTTGCGACTAAGCTTGCATAATTAAGTTTGTATTGGCAGATAGACTCTGAGCTATCATTACCACGTGAACATAATTCCAGAAAGTCTAGCTTGTGTCATATGACCAACAATTATTAATGCTTGTACTCATAGCGCTGGATGATGGTTTTCTGTAGTTGACCGCTTTCCTACCTGCGTGCTGATGACAGGGCCTCTGGCCTGTGTTGGAAGAAGCTTAAGTAGCCGTAGTTGGGTTGGTTTTTGCTGGCAAACTTATTTATTTTGCTATCTTGCTTGAGGGTTTCGGTAGGGCCAGTGTTGACTGATCCCTTAGTGATCAGACTATCAGAGGCATGGGGAAGTTGGCGGTGGGAGGTTCTTTCTGTGCACTTGCGAACTTTGTAATTTCATTGCTGAGGTAATGAAATTCAGTCTTATCGTGGTGGAGAAAAACAATTATTAATGTGCTGTTGTGCTGGTTGTTTGGATGTGTGATATATATTGCAGTTAATGGTCAACTTCTTAGTATTAAGTTTGTGTTCTGCCAATGCAGACTTGAGTTTTTTAATTGCCAACTAGCTTGAACTGAGTCGGAGAAATTAAATCTCAGCAAAGTTCATACTTTTTTACTGGTTAAGTTTCTTGATACCAGC
This genomic interval carries:
- the LOC136533381 gene encoding helicase-like transcription factor CHR28 isoform X4, which encodes MAEEPAVGYDGFEAAGDAGAGGAEDNLSMSLGDFMAFLETEPAPPEEGGEEEEQLQPGVNQGCFEMPANTDGSEDLFQSHEEMFENAEFWSNYSHVDTSECHMELSGGEQMIDHTESSPYELFSNGEKYKDLQNQSRTSNLDNEHFPRDASNHANVEEAAGPPYEDLSNDFLGGISTEHSDLSEIKWESTDEMLGNTGQDGDHFTSMGMFSLTHNTDVPDISCTKFNMGERTESIHNGNSSCLTMQEEHLQAECGGYPHPDYISVDMVDERSLHDLPHGFSQNNEQYEMEQFPQSICESGSMQMGSPDQYCDDTSLSDLYMDVSSPESISCEQNQSEDICYKSESSTDSSPIPSSRNSTTEDADKYLGQTSKQLLDSKIVPFSNQHTFKNMGYQKPLALHKQYAYRSDNSSIHNSSRGCFDRDGDGASDLCVLEGNRNPAPDHRLPYQGKFHHNFQQPMYGNSMIPAFGGMRYKPHDERITLRLALQDISQPKSEANPPDGVLAVPLLRHQKIALSWMVQKETSSLHCSGGILADDQGLGKTVSAISLILTERSPVPQSSTIKNEPCEAVTLDDDDEDDCIEPHPKKLMQTCSSEVTTNTVKQENPIVAVKTRPAAGTLVVCPTSVLRQWAGELKNKVTSKANLSFLIYHGSNRTKDPNELTKYDVVLTTYSIVSMEVPKQSNPDSDDEEKGKPDRYGAPVSSSGSKKRKASSSKKTKSKSAAESCLPEKPLAKVAWFRVILDEAQSIKNYRTQVARACWGLRAKRRWCLSGTPIQNAVEDLYSYFRFLRYDPYAVYKQFCTMIKIPIGRNPTNGYKKLQVVLKTVMLRRTKATMLDGKPIISLPPKTVSLKTVDFTSEERAFYNTLEVESREQFKEYAAAGTVKQNYVNILLMLLRLRQACDHPHLVRGYDSSSSWMSSLEMVKKLPMERQHELLSCLQSCSALCALCNDAPEDPVVTICGHVFCNQCILEQLTGDDSVCPVSNCRVRLNKTSLFSRGTLECSLSSLTCDFKSDDTCMEMIHAEKHPGIDSSYASSKVRAALDILLSLPKIDPTQMTDNKCSIGLESEKFDGKGTSEQTDTKLTEKAIVFSQWTRMLDLLEVHLKASHVTYRRLDGTMSVAARDKAVKDFNTVPEVTVMIMSLKAASLGLNMVAACHVLMLDLWWNPTTEDQAVDRAHRIGQTRPVTVSRLTIKNTVEDRILALQEKKREMVASAFGEDKSGSRQTRLTVDDLNYLFMGDR